One Candidatus Sericytochromatia bacterium genomic region harbors:
- a CDS encoding class I SAM-dependent methyltransferase gives MNWTEGYVTEVTYTHGYYRELSPALMRLACLSQGLAAPEADDFHYLELGFGQGLSVNMHAAAVDGTFWGTDFNPSHAAQARAWSRITGTDLVALDASFAELAARDDLPAFDVIGLHGVWSWISPENRRAIAELARRHLKVGGVLYVSYNTTPGWSPTIPVRHLMCLHADLAGAEIQGMPGRINGAIAFAQRLVDSNAGYFRNNPVAADRIKSLANLDRNYLAHEYFNRDWHPMSFSEAADILSEAKLSFAGSIHLLDHLDAINLSTENQKILAEIPHPVLRQSVRDYMVNQYFRRDLFIKGPRRLSAAEAERAWRDAAFVLTSHPDDVPMTVQGALGPANLLESLYKPLLAAFFEDGAGPKTLGQLLERRDLPNVNLAQLREAALVLTGAGHLFPVQPSSANGHARCRALNQHLIERARSAGDINFLVSPVMGAGLMVARIPQLFLAAVQAGAADAPTIAQQVWDILNAQGQRLIHEGKTLESPEENLAELERQAQAFLDRRLPVLKALAIA, from the coding sequence ATGAACTGGACAGAAGGATACGTCACCGAAGTCACCTACACGCACGGGTACTACCGGGAACTCTCCCCTGCCCTGATGCGTCTGGCCTGTCTCAGCCAGGGGCTGGCGGCGCCGGAGGCCGACGACTTCCACTACCTGGAACTGGGCTTCGGGCAGGGGTTGAGCGTGAACATGCACGCCGCCGCCGTGGACGGCACCTTCTGGGGAACGGACTTCAATCCGTCCCATGCGGCCCAGGCCCGTGCCTGGAGCCGCATCACGGGCACCGACCTGGTCGCGCTGGATGCCAGTTTTGCGGAACTGGCCGCCCGAGATGACCTGCCGGCCTTCGACGTGATCGGGCTCCACGGCGTGTGGAGCTGGATCTCGCCCGAAAATCGCCGGGCGATCGCCGAGCTGGCCCGTCGCCATTTGAAGGTGGGGGGCGTGCTGTATGTCAGCTACAACACCACGCCAGGCTGGTCGCCGACCATCCCGGTGCGTCACCTGATGTGCCTGCACGCCGATCTGGCAGGGGCCGAAATTCAAGGCATGCCGGGGCGTATCAACGGCGCGATTGCCTTCGCTCAGCGGCTGGTGGACTCGAATGCCGGCTACTTTCGCAACAACCCGGTGGCCGCCGATCGGATCAAGAGCCTGGCGAACCTCGACCGCAACTACCTCGCCCACGAATATTTCAACCGGGACTGGCACCCGATGTCTTTCTCGGAAGCGGCAGACATCCTGTCCGAAGCCAAACTCAGTTTTGCGGGATCCATCCACTTGCTCGACCATCTCGATGCGATCAATCTGTCGACCGAGAATCAGAAAATTCTGGCCGAGATTCCTCACCCGGTCCTGCGCCAGAGCGTCCGCGACTACATGGTCAATCAGTATTTCCGGCGCGACCTGTTCATCAAGGGCCCACGCCGCCTCAGCGCGGCGGAGGCTGAACGGGCGTGGCGGGACGCCGCCTTCGTCCTGACCAGCCATCCGGATGACGTGCCGATGACCGTTCAAGGCGCGCTGGGACCGGCCAATTTGCTGGAAAGCCTCTACAAACCCTTGCTGGCAGCCTTTTTCGAGGACGGTGCCGGCCCCAAGACGCTGGGACAACTGCTGGAGCGTCGCGATCTGCCCAACGTCAACCTGGCGCAGCTGCGCGAGGCGGCCCTGGTCCTGACGGGCGCGGGCCATCTCTTTCCGGTGCAGCCGAGTTCGGCGAACGGCCACGCCCGTTGTCGAGCCTTGAACCAGCACCTGATCGAGCGGGCCCGCTCTGCGGGTGATATCAACTTCCTGGTCTCCCCCGTGATGGGCGCAGGCCTGATGGTGGCGCGCATCCCCCAACTGTTCCTGGCCGCCGTGCAGGCCGGTGCAGCCGATGCCCCGACCATCGCCCAGCAAGTGTGGGACATCCTCAACGCGCAGGGACAACGCCTGATTCACGAGGGCAAAACGCTGGAGTCGCCGGAAGAGAACCTGGCGGAACTGGAGCGGCAAGCTCAGGCCTTCCTGGATCGGCGCCTCCCCGTGCTGAAGGCGCTGGCGATCGCCTGA
- a CDS encoding M48 family metallopeptidase, translating to MPDAQTLTALFLALLAASVLLQWGLAWRQASHLRRARSVVPPRFAAQVTLADHQKAIDYALSGLRLGRLTEVLGLAFLLALLWGGGLAWWLSTLGHWVVAGQLGPMPAAIALVVGVVLLQTLLNLPLSAYAQFGIEARFGFNRMTWQTFLLDLFKGMLLLSLLGVPLLAVALWLMGHRVWLGGAWWVALWAVQAIFTAGLAVAFPVWIAPLFNTFKPLEEGALKARLEGLLERCQFSAQGLYVMDGSRRSSHGNAFFAGLGRTRRIVLFDTLVARLSESNLEAVLAHEIGHYRCGHIPRLIGAELLTSFVGFAAFGLWMDHPAIAGSLGIPTALLSLHAGPLTDSLGIILFTALLPFVTFPLQPLFAWLPHRFEYEADAYAAQTSSASELMDALVALHRDNAAPLTLDPWYSRFHDSHPPTPLRIGALERLATVPAASR from the coding sequence ATGCCCGACGCTCAGACCTTGACCGCGCTGTTTCTTGCGCTGTTGGCCGCTTCCGTCCTGTTGCAGTGGGGCCTCGCCTGGCGCCAGGCGAGCCACTTGCGGCGCGCCCGATCGGTGGTGCCTCCTCGCTTTGCCGCTCAGGTCACCCTGGCGGATCACCAGAAGGCCATCGACTATGCCCTGAGTGGCTTGCGCCTGGGCAGACTGACGGAGGTCTTGGGCCTGGCTTTTCTGCTGGCCCTGTTGTGGGGCGGTGGTTTGGCCTGGTGGCTGAGCACGCTGGGCCACTGGGTGGTGGCTGGCCAGCTGGGGCCGATGCCAGCGGCGATCGCCCTGGTCGTGGGCGTGGTCCTGCTGCAGACGCTTCTGAATCTGCCTTTATCCGCTTATGCGCAGTTTGGCATCGAGGCCCGCTTTGGCTTCAACCGCATGACGTGGCAGACCTTCTTGCTCGACCTCTTCAAGGGGATGCTGCTCCTGAGCCTGCTGGGGGTGCCGTTACTGGCCGTTGCGCTGTGGCTGATGGGCCATCGTGTCTGGCTGGGCGGGGCCTGGTGGGTGGCCCTCTGGGCGGTGCAGGCCATCTTCACCGCAGGGCTGGCCGTGGCGTTTCCGGTCTGGATCGCGCCGCTCTTCAATACCTTCAAGCCGCTCGAGGAGGGGGCGCTCAAAGCCCGGCTGGAAGGATTGCTGGAACGCTGCCAATTTTCGGCCCAGGGCCTGTACGTCATGGACGGCAGTCGGCGCAGCAGTCATGGCAATGCCTTTTTTGCCGGCCTGGGGCGTACCCGGCGGATCGTGCTGTTCGATACCCTGGTGGCCCGGCTGTCCGAGTCGAATCTGGAAGCCGTGCTGGCCCACGAGATCGGGCACTATCGCTGCGGTCACATCCCCCGGCTGATCGGGGCGGAACTGTTGACCTCCTTCGTCGGCTTCGCCGCCTTCGGGCTCTGGATGGACCACCCGGCGATCGCCGGCAGCCTCGGCATTCCGACGGCGCTGCTGAGCCTGCACGCGGGCCCGCTGACTGACAGTCTGGGCATCATCCTCTTCACCGCGCTCCTGCCCTTCGTCACCTTCCCTTTGCAGCCCTTGTTTGCGTGGTTGCCCCACCGCTTCGAATATGAGGCGGATGCCTATGCGGCGCAGACCTCCTCAGCCAGCGAATTGATGGACGCCCTGGTGGCGTTACACCGCGACAACGCCGCGCCCTTGACGCTCGACCCCTGGTACTCGCGCTTCCACGACTCTCACCCGCCCACGCCGCTGCGGATCGGGGCGCTGGAACGCCTGGCGACGGTCCCAGCGGCGTCGCGGTAG